DNA from Saliniramus fredricksonii:
ACCCATGCGCTCGCCCTGGAATGGGCGCGGTTCGGCATCCGCGTCAACGCGCTGGCACCCGGCTATATCGAGACCGAGATCAACGCCGCATTCTTCGCCACGCCACCGGGCGAGGCGATGATCAAGCGCATTCCGATGCGTCGCCTGGGCAAGCCCGAGGATCTCGACGCCGCCTTTCTTCTGCTCGCCACCGATGCCTCGCCCTGGATGACGGGGACCTACCTCCCCGTTGATGGCGGGCATCTGTGTTCGGGCCTGTGACCGACCAGGGAAACGCAAGATGGACTTTCAGATTTCACCGCGGATCGAGGATTTCCGTGCCCGCATCGCCGCCTTCGTCGAGGAGGAACTGATCCCGCTCGAAGCGCGCGAAGACAGCTACGATGATCACGAGAATATCCGCCTCGATCTCCTCGACCGTATGCGCGAGAAGGCGCGCGCGCAGGGCCTGTGGTGCCTCCAGCTCAAGCAGGAGACCGGCGGGCAGGATCTCGGCAGGATGGGCATGGCCGTGTGCTACGAGGCCATGAACCGCTCGATCTTCGGGCCCTGCGTGTTCAACTCCGCCGCCCCTGATGACGGCAACATGATGGTGCTTGAGCAGGTCGGCACCGATGATCAGAAGGAGCGCTGGCTCCAGCCGATCGTACAGGGCAAGGTGCGCTCGGCCTTCTCGATGACCGAACCCCATCCCGGCGGCGGCTCGGACCCCTCGATGATCCGCACCCGCGCGGAGAAACATGGCGACACCTACCGCATCTACGGCCATAAATGGTACATCACCGGCGCGGGCGTGGCCGATCACTTCATCCTGATGGCGCGCACCTCCGATGATCCCCGCTACGGCCTCACCGCCTTCCTGCACCACAAGGATGCGCCCGGCTGGGAGATCAGGCGCCGCATCCCGATCATGGGGCCGGAGGAGCATGGCGGGCATTGCGAGATCATCTATGACGGGCTCGAAATCCCGGCCAGGGACGTGCTGATGGAAGAGGGCCAGGGACTCAAGGTCACGCAGATTCGTCTCGGCCCGGCGCGCCTCACCCATTGCATGCGCTGGCTCGGCCTCGCCAAGCGCTGCGTCGAGATCGCGCGTGAATACGCCGCCGAGCGCGAGGGGTTCGGCATCAAGCTGAAGGATCGCGAGAGCGTGCAGCTGATGCTCGGCGGTCTCGCCATGAAGATCGAGATCGGCAGGCTTCTCGTCATGAAGGCCGCCTGGGCGCTGGATCAGGGCTCGTTCGCCCGCCAGGAAGTCTCGATGGCCAAGATCCAGGTCGCGAACGTCCTGCACGAAGCCGCCGATATCGCCATCCAGATCAACGGCGCGCGCGGCTATTCCAAGGATACCGTGCTCGAATGGATCTACCGCTACGCCCGCCAGGCGCGGCTGGTGGATGGCGCGGACGAAGTCCACCGCATGGTGCTCAACCGCTTCCTCGACAAGGAGGGCAGCGATTTCTGGAAGTGGCAGGTCGCTGATGGCTGAGCCTTTTTACAAGGCCGCGTAGGCCGCAAGCGCCACCACGGCGAGCATCGCGGCGGCCATGACGCCATTGATGGCGAATTGCACCCGGCGCGAGAGATCGAGCCGTCGCAGGGCGACGCCGGCCCAGAGCCAGCCGAAATGGATCGGGATCCAGATCGCGTTGATGATCAGGAATTTCAGCGCGATTTCGAGCCCCGTATGGCCCGGCAGGAAGGCGAAGCCGGAGAAGAAGGCGGTGTTGACCGCATAGGCCTTCGGATTGATCACCTGCAAGGCGATCCCCCCGAAGAATCCGGGCGCCTTCTGCGTCTCGATGAAGGCCACCTGCGCTCCCGCGAAGGCGATCCGCAGCGCGATATAGAGCAGATAGGCCACCGAGGCGACGAACAGCAACTGGCGGATTCGCGGCTCGGCCAGGACCAGCGCCGCGAGCCCGCTCACCACCGCGAGTGCGACGAGATTGGTTCCCACGAACAATCCCGCCAGATAACGCGTTCCTGCGCGATAGCCGTAGCCGGACCCTACTCCGGCGATTGAGAGCACGCCCGGACCCGGCGTGACGATCAGGAAGAATACGGCGGCGGCAAAGGTCAGCATCTGGTTCCGTTTCTGCGGGCCGCTTTCCCGCGAGCACATGTTCGATGTCGCTGATGGCGCGCCTGCACGCGCCCATCCACCATCATGCCTCGGCATGCCGCCTCGCAGAAGCCCCGTTACCGCCATGTCGCGTATGTGCCCATGCCCATCCCCGCCCGTGCTGCCTCGGAACGGCGTAACCGGTCTCGGGCCGGATGACGTGACGGATGCTCAGCCGTCGCGGGAGGTTTCAGCGTCTGCGTTCGAGCCCGCCATAGAAGGGGCGCCCACGCAGGAATTCGATACTGCGTTGGAATAAGCCCGGCGGCGCCTTCTCCCAGCGCTGATGCAGCCATTCGAGATGCTCGTAGATCGTCATCCGTTCGCGACCGTTGCGCAGCTGCCAGATATATTCTTCGCAACGCGCGAACAGCCGGACGAAAGTCGACCGCTCACTGTCCTTGAGGAGCTTCTCGTCGAAATCTCCATTGCGCAAACCGGCGGCGACGAACTCATAATGATTGAGGACATCGCGAAGCGCATCACGCAGCTGGTCGTGATTGCCGTTGAGCCAAAGCGTCGGGCACTGGCCATTCTTGAGATGGGGTGCGATCAGATCACGCTGTCTGATAAAGCGTTCGTTGCTGCTGGCGTTGAGGATCACGGTAATCGTATATTGCTTGCGCGATAGTATATGTGCGCGCCGCGCCGTATAGATCCAGCCGATCGTGGCGGCGCAAGCTCCGATAAGGATCGCGGTGGTTGGTTGCATATCGTTCAGGGCTGGTATTTCAGATCGGGACGTATTAAGCTATAAACTGCTTTTCAGCGTCCAATCAACAGGAGATTGCCATGCGCCGTGAAAACGATCCTGGTTTCGGCATCAGATATCCGCTCTGACGGGCGTGCCGGCCCGCTTTGGCGGGCTTACACATTCCGCTGCGATGGGAGACGCGCCGCGTCCGGCTTCCCGGTAGGCGGCAATCAGCGCAGCGTCCTGTCATCGCCTTCCCTCCCTTCCCTGAACAGGGTGCAGATTACTCGCGCTGACACCATTGCGGGACCACGGCCCGCCGCGCCTTTCGGCACGGCTTGACTTGTTTCACGGGCGATTTAAGGGTGCCGGCGTCGAATTCGCACGCGAGAGAGGCCCCGTCATGGCTGCCGATATGGACCCGAAACGCTCCTTCCAGGGGCTGATCCTGACATTGCAGCGTTTCTGGGCGGAGCGCGGCTGCGTCATTCTCCAGCCCTACGACATGGAAGTGGGTGCGGGCACCTTCCATCCGGCCACGACCCTGCGCTCGCTCGGGCCGAAGGCGTGGAACGCGGCCTATGTGCAGCCCTCGCGCCGCCCCACGGACGGGCGCTATGGCGAGAATCCCAACCGGCTGCAGCACTATTACCAGTTCCAGACGATTCTCAAGCCGAGCCCGCCCGACATTCAGGATCTCTATCTGGAGAGCCTGCGCGCCATCGGCATCGACACCGATCTGCATGATGTGCGTTTCGTCGAGGATGACTGGGAGAGCCCGACGCTCGGCGCCTGGGGGCTCGGCTGGGAATGCTGGTGCGACGGGATGGAGGTCTCGCAATTCACCTATTTCCAGCAGATGCTCGGCTTCGAATGTTCACCTGTCGCAGGCGAGCTGACCTACGGGCTGGAGCGGCTGGCCATGTATGTGCAGGGCGTCGAGAATGTCTACGACCTGAATTTCAATGGCGGCGAGGGTGAAAGCCGCGTCTCTTACGGCGATGTCTTCCTCCAGGCAGAGAAGGAATATTCGCGCTACAATTTCGAGCATGCCGATGTCGAGGCGCTGTTTCGCCATTTCCGCGACGCGGAAGAAGCCTGCCGCGCCATCCTCGCTGCGGGCGACGAGGGCGATCATCACGCGATGGTGCTGCCTGCCTATGATCATTGCCTCAAGGCCAGCCACGTCTTCAACCTGCTGGACGCGCGTGGTGTGATCTCGGTGACGGAGCGCCAGAGCTACATCCTGCGCGTGCGCGATCTCGCCAAGGCCTGCGGCGTGGCCTGGCTGCGCACGGAGGCCGGAGGCGGCGCTGCGCAGGAAAAGGTGGCGTAAGCGCCGCAGGCATGGAGGCAAGCGCCGCAGGCATGGAGGCAAGCGCCGCAGGCATGGAGGCAAGCGCCGCAGGCATGATGTGATTTGACAGTCGCCGACTTTCACTGCCGGCGACGCCGCTCGCAGCGTACCTCACCCTTCCTCGAAGCGGATCGGCTGGGCGCCTTCCCAGAGCACCTTGTTGCCGAGTGTGGCGAGATTTTCGAGCCCCCCGGTGAGGGTGATGAAATGGTTGCCGGCGAGCTGGCCCATCTTCGACGAGAAGGCCACACCCCCATAGGCGAGCAGGATCTCGGTCTCGCTGATGCCGCCGGGATAGAGGATGACATGGCCGGGTGCCGGGTGGCTGGTATGGTTTTCGTAGCCGACGCCGAAATCCGTCTCGCCGAGCGGTATCCAGACGCCCTCCCCGCTCCAGCGCACATGCACGAGTTGCCCCGTATAGGGCATCTTCCGGCGAAAGGCCGCCACGGTCTGCGGCGCGCGGGCCGTCTCGAAATGCCCGGTGAAAACGAAGCCGCCGGCATGGACGACGAGGGGATCTGTGGGCTTGCTCATGGTTTTTCCTCTGGATTGGTGATTCGGGCATTGCTTGTAGCGCAGGTTCTTCACCGTTCAGAACGGATCGCCGAACGGCGCCTGCATGGATGTGGTCAGGCTGTGCAGGCTCGTCGCCACATTGCACGGGCGCGGCGCGGACATGTGCGGACGCAGCATGCGGCCATGGCCGGATGCGGTCGCGACCGGTTCGCCGTCGCGCGCGACGATGCGCCCGCGCACCAGCGTCATCACCGGCACCCCTTGCACCTGCAGGCCTTCATAGGCGCTGACCTTGCCCTTGCTGTGCAGGACCCGGGCCGAGAGCGTTGCGGTTTTCTCCATGTCGACAATGACGATATCCGCATCCATGCCTGGATGCAGGCCGCCCTTGCGGTCCTGGAGACCGAAGGCGCGGGCCGGCGCGCCGGCCATGGCGCGCACCACCTGCTGCAGGGTCAGCCGCCCCTGCGCGACCGCATTCAGCATCAGCGGCAACGACGTCTCCACACCGGGAAAGCCGCAGGCGACGTCCCAGATCGTATCGGCCTCCTTCTCATCCGGCGCATGCGGCGCATGATCGGTGGCGATCATGTCGATGGTGCCGTCGATCAGGCCCTCCCAGAGCGGCTGCTGATGCGCGGCCTCGCGGATCGGCGGATTCATGCGCAGGACATGCCCGCCCGGCTGCGCCATCTGCTCGGCGCTCAGATAGAGATATTGCGGCAGCGTCTCGACGGTGATGTCGGTGCCGCGTTCCTTCCAGAAGCGGATGAAGGGCAGAGAACGCGCACAGCTCTCATGGACGATATGAATGCGCGCGCCGGTCCAGTCCGCAAGCGTCGCGGAGCGGTTGAGTGCCTCCAGTGCGACGACATCGGTACGCGCGGCCAGATGCGCCAGCGGATCATTGCGCCCGGCCTGCTGCAGCCTGTTCTGGCGCCAGAACAGAATCGGCGAATTCTCCGCATGGATCGAGCAGCGCAGGCCGAGACCGGCAAGGATCTCGAACCCCTCCAGCACCGCCCCGTCATTCGGGCAGGGCAGATTGCCCGTGGTATTGCCCAGAAACAGCTTGTAGCCGATCGCCCCGGCCTCGGCCAGCGGCGCAAGCTGGTCGAGATTGTGCTCGCCGAGCAGGCCGTAGAGCCCGAAATCCACGAGCGAATCCGCTTCGGCCAGTTCCCGCTTGCGCGCGAGATCATCCGGCGTGGCCGTGGCCGGATCGGTATTGGGCATGTCGAAGACAGTGGTGACGCCGCCCACGGCGGCCGCCGCCGAGCCGGTCGCCCAGTCTTCCTTGTGGGACATGCCGGGGCTGCGGAAATGCACATGCACGTCGATGCAGCCGGGCATCACCACGCGCCCGCGCGCGTCGATCTCCTCGCGCGCCTGCTGCCCGGCCCCAGGCGCCGTCACCGCCATGATGACACCGTCCGAGATGGCGATATCGCCGGGAAAGACGCGCTCCTGCGTGGCGATCAGGCCGTTGCGGATGACTGTATCGGCGGGGTTGCCTGACATTGCGATAACTCCGGAAAGAGGCAGAGGACCAGGCATCCCGACCGCCCGTGGGGCGCGGCCGGGATGCCGTGCATCGGGATCAGCCGGCGGCGATGTCGTTCTTGCGCATCGACCAGCCGGCGACGCGGCGCTCGATCAGGGAGAACAGCACGTAGAGGCTGACACCGAGAAAGGCGAGCACCATCAGCCCCGCGAAGACGAGGGGGACGTTGAACGAGGACGAGGCGATCATCATCATGTTGCCCACGCCCCGGTTCGACGCCACCGTCTCGGCCACGACCGAGCCGACGAAGGCGAGGGTCACCGAGACCTTGAGCGATGCGAAGAAATACGGCATGGCGCGCGGCAGGCCGACATTCCACAGGATCTCGGTCTTCGAGGCCTTGAGGGTCTTCATCACATCCTCGAGCTCGGGCTCGACCGTGGCGATGCCGGTCGCGACATTCACCACGATCGGGAAGATGCAGATGATCATCGCGGTGAGGATCGCCGGCACGGTGCCTGCGCCGAACCAGAGCACGAAGATCGGCACGACCGCCACTTTCGGGATCGAGGAAATACCGACGAGCAGCGGATAGGCCGTGTCGAAAGCAAGCCGGGAGGACCCGATCAGCACCCCCAGCGACAGGCCGATACACACACCCAGCGAGAAGCCGACGAGGGTGGTATAGAGCGTCTGATAGGCATGCGGCCAGATTCCCGGCGCAGATCGAACCAGCGTCTCGATGACCTGGCTGGGGCGCGGCAGCACCAGGTCGGAGATGTTGAAGATTACACAGGCGGCTTCCCAGAACAGGAATATGCCCACGATCAGCGAGATCGAAGCGGCGCGGCGGCGCAAAGTGGCGGCAATCGACATGCTCAGGCTCCTTCCGGGGCGTGTTGCGGCGCGACAATGCCGGAACCGGTTTCAGCCCGCGCCTCCATGATCAGGCTGCGCAGATGCTGGGTGAGGCCGACGAAATCGGCGTCATAGGTCTGATCGATGCTGCGCGGATGCGCGAAAGGCACCTTGCGATCCTCGATGATCCGCCCGGGGCGGGCGCTCATCACGCAGATCCGGTTGGCGAGAAAAGCCGATTCGCGCAGATCATGGGTGACGAGCAGTACCGTCGTCTTCGTCGCCATCCACAGATCCTGCATCACCCCCCACAATTCCTCGCGGGTAAACTGGTCGAGCGCACCGAAGGGCTCGTCGAGCAGAAGCAGGTTGGGCTCATGGATCAGCGCCCGGCTGAGATTGGCCCGCTGCATCATGCCGCCAGAGAGCTGCCAGGGGTATTTCTCGGCAAAGCCCGCGAGACCGACCTGTTCGAGCAGCGCGTCCACCCGGTCGCGGAACTCGCCCTTGCGGGCGGAGCGGTAGCGCGCGCGGAAGGGAGGCACGATCTTGAGCGGCAGCATAACGTTGTCGCGGATGTTGAGCCAGGGCAGCAAAGTGGCGTTCTGATAGGCCATACCGATACGGATCGGCTCCGCACCGACTTCGCGGCCCGCGACGAAGATATTGCCGCTTGTGGGTTTCAGGAGTTCCGCCACGAGTTTGAGCAGGGTCGACTTGCCGCAGCCCGAGGGACCGACCAGGGCGACGAAATCGCCCTTCTCGATGGCGAGCGTGGTCGGTGCCAGCGCCGTGGTGGCACTCTCGCCGCGCCCATAGGTGACCGTGACATGGTCGAAGCCGATGAAGGCGCGGGCTGGCGAGATCGCGGCGGGCGCATCCGGGGCCGCCAGCGGGGTGTCGGCGACGGCCTGCAGACGGGGAGCGGGCTTTGTCATGATCAATGATCCTCTGGCTGATGCGGCGGGGCGCCTCGGGGAGCCGGATGAAGGCAGCTCACAACATGGCCCAGCCGCCATCCACGGGCAGGTCGATACCGGTGATCTGGCGCGAGGCGTCGGAGGCCAGGAACAGGCAGGCCTGCGCGACATCCTCCCCGGTCGAAACGCGCCCGAGGGCGTAATCGGAGGCGTGCCGGGCAATCGCTTCCTCTTCGGTAATGCCGAGCCGCGCGGCCATTTCCGGGATCACCTTGGTGCGAAAGCGCGGCCCGTCGACCATGCCGGGGGCGACGCAATTGACGTTGATATTGTGGGCCCCCGCCTCGATGGCGAAGCTCTTGGTGATGCCGCGCAGCCCCCATTTCGAGGCGGAATAGGCCATGCGTCCGGCCTTGCCGCGCATGCCGAAAGTACCGCCGACATTGACGATCTTGCCCGCACGCCGCGCCATCATGCCGGGCAGGACGGCGCGCATCATGTTGAAGGGGCCGCGCATGTTGAGCACGACGATGTCGTCGAATTCCTCCGGCGTCGTCTCCACCCCGGTCTTGCCGATCGGCCCGGAGCCGCCGGCCACGTTCACGAGGATATCGACGGGGCCGAGCGCCTCGGTGGTGATGCTGACCGCGGTTTCACATGCGCTTGCATCCGTCATGTCGCAGGCGATGACGAGCGCCTCGCCGCCATCATCGCGGATCTGGCGGGCCAGCGGCTCGATCGCCGCAATATCGCGCCCCGCCAGTGCCAGCTTGCAGCCCTCCCGGGCAAAGGCGAGGCTGACCGCCGCGCCCATGCCCTTGACCGGGCCGGTGATCAGCGCCACGCGCCCTTTCAGTCCCAGTTCCATGGCAAGTCCTCAGCCCAGATCCCGCACGCGCTCGTCTTCCGGCGGCAGGAAGTCGCGCGAGAAGACCTCCCCGACATCCGGGCTGCGCGGCAGATCATTGGCTGCAACGACGATGTCGATGGCTTCCGCGAAACGCTGCGGCGAAATATCGCCGATACCGATATCAGCGATTTCCGGGTGACTCATCTCGTCACGCAGGGTCGCCATCAGGCGCATCTTCTCGACCTCGCGGTCGATCAGCGGCTCGCGCTGCGCCACGGCGGCGATGCCCGCATCGGGATCGGCCAGCGTGTCGATCAGACCGCGATTGACGGCGCGTACGAGGCCGCGCACGGCTTCCGGGTGATCGTTGATCAGGGCCCGCGAGGCGATCAGCGCGTTGGAATACAGATCCATGCCGTAATCCCCGTAGCGAATGAAGCGGATATCCTCATCCGGATTCATGCCCGAGAGCAGCGCCGAGAAGCGGATCGTGTTGACGAAGCCGAACACGCCATCGACCTGGCCGGAGCGCAGCATCTGCTCGCGCAGATTGGGCTGGAAATTGGTGATGTCGATCGTGGAGGTATCGAGTTCGGTGATGCTGGCAAAGGCCGGGAACAGGCGCAGCGCCCCGTCATTGGGCGCACCACCCAGAAGCCGACCTTCGAGGTCCTGCGGCGTGTGGATGTCGCTGGAGGAGAGCACGCCCACGGTGAAGGGCGGGCGGTTGTAGAGCATGTAGACACCCAGCGGCGTATCCTCGTCGCGCTGGGCGCGCAGCTGGGTGAGAGCGTTGATGTCACCGAAACCGACATCATAGGCGCCGCCCGCCACCTGCGTCACCGCAGCGCCGGAACCGGAGCCCTGGTCCATGGTGACGGCGATGCCCTCCTCTTCGAAATAGCCGCGATCCTGCGCGAGGAAGAACCATGATTGCGGGCCCTGATAGCGCCAGTTCAGGATCATGTTGATCGGCGTGCGCGCCTTGACGATGGCGGGCGCGGCGAGACCCGTTGCGAGGACGGCGCCGAAAGTGAGCTTGGTGAAATCGCGGCGATTGATTCCGGCCATGGTGGGGACCTTCCATCTGCTGTAGCGACCGTTGCGGGTCGCGGTTGAACGGCTGTGGCGGACGCAAAACCCTTGGCGCTGTCGGAAGGACCTGATCGATCAGGCCTCGTCCCGGAATGTCTTGAACCGACCCTAGCGCTGACCCGGACGATAGGAGGCTGCCAGTGACGCTGTCGTCTGCTATTTTCTGATCTCACCGCTGCATTTTCTGCAGCGGTAGTCGAAAAGGCTATTGCGATGCGCTACTTACGGATCCTGCATTATATCGACACGGTTGCGCGGATCGGTTCGATCCGCAAGGCCGCCGAAGACCTGTCGCTCACCGCATCGGCGCTGAACCGGCGGATACAGGATTTCGAGGCGGAATTCGGAACACCGATCTTCGAGCGCCTGCCACGCGGGGTGCGGCTCAACGCCGCCGGTGAATT
Protein-coding regions in this window:
- a CDS encoding acyl-CoA dehydrogenase family protein — encoded protein: MDFQISPRIEDFRARIAAFVEEELIPLEAREDSYDDHENIRLDLLDRMREKARAQGLWCLQLKQETGGQDLGRMGMAVCYEAMNRSIFGPCVFNSAAPDDGNMMVLEQVGTDDQKERWLQPIVQGKVRSAFSMTEPHPGGGSDPSMIRTRAEKHGDTYRIYGHKWYITGAGVADHFILMARTSDDPRYGLTAFLHHKDAPGWEIRRRIPIMGPEEHGGHCEIIYDGLEIPARDVLMEEGQGLKVTQIRLGPARLTHCMRWLGLAKRCVEIAREYAAEREGFGIKLKDRESVQLMLGGLAMKIEIGRLLVMKAAWALDQGSFARQEVSMAKIQVANVLHEAADIAIQINGARGYSKDTVLEWIYRYARQARLVDGADEVHRMVLNRFLDKEGSDFWKWQVADG
- a CDS encoding LysE family translocator, with product MLTFAAAVFFLIVTPGPGVLSIAGVGSGYGYRAGTRYLAGLFVGTNLVALAVVSGLAALVLAEPRIRQLLFVASVAYLLYIALRIAFAGAQVAFIETQKAPGFFGGIALQVINPKAYAVNTAFFSGFAFLPGHTGLEIALKFLIINAIWIPIHFGWLWAGVALRRLDLSRRVQFAINGVMAAAMLAVVALAAYAAL
- a CDS encoding DUF4760 domain-containing protein is translated as MQPTTAILIGACAATIGWIYTARRAHILSRKQYTITVILNASSNERFIRQRDLIAPHLKNGQCPTLWLNGNHDQLRDALRDVLNHYEFVAAGLRNGDFDEKLLKDSERSTFVRLFARCEEYIWQLRNGRERMTIYEHLEWLHQRWEKAPPGLFQRSIEFLRGRPFYGGLERRR
- a CDS encoding glycine--tRNA ligase subunit alpha, whose product is MAADMDPKRSFQGLILTLQRFWAERGCVILQPYDMEVGAGTFHPATTLRSLGPKAWNAAYVQPSRRPTDGRYGENPNRLQHYYQFQTILKPSPPDIQDLYLESLRAIGIDTDLHDVRFVEDDWESPTLGAWGLGWECWCDGMEVSQFTYFQQMLGFECSPVAGELTYGLERLAMYVQGVENVYDLNFNGGEGESRVSYGDVFLQAEKEYSRYNFEHADVEALFRHFRDAEEACRAILAAGDEGDHHAMVLPAYDHCLKASHVFNLLDARGVISVTERQSYILRVRDLAKACGVAWLRTEAGGGAAQEKVA
- a CDS encoding DUF3830 family protein, which produces MSKPTDPLVVHAGGFVFTGHFETARAPQTVAAFRRKMPYTGQLVHVRWSGEGVWIPLGETDFGVGYENHTSHPAPGHVILYPGGISETEILLAYGGVAFSSKMGQLAGNHFITLTGGLENLATLGNKVLWEGAQPIRFEEG
- a CDS encoding dihydroorotase, producing the protein MSGNPADTVIRNGLIATQERVFPGDIAISDGVIMAVTAPGAGQQAREEIDARGRVVMPGCIDVHVHFRSPGMSHKEDWATGSAAAAVGGVTTVFDMPNTDPATATPDDLARKRELAEADSLVDFGLYGLLGEHNLDQLAPLAEAGAIGYKLFLGNTTGNLPCPNDGAVLEGFEILAGLGLRCSIHAENSPILFWRQNRLQQAGRNDPLAHLAARTDVVALEALNRSATLADWTGARIHIVHESCARSLPFIRFWKERGTDITVETLPQYLYLSAEQMAQPGGHVLRMNPPIREAAHQQPLWEGLIDGTIDMIATDHAPHAPDEKEADTIWDVACGFPGVETSLPLMLNAVAQGRLTLQQVVRAMAGAPARAFGLQDRKGGLHPGMDADIVIVDMEKTATLSARVLHSKGKVSAYEGLQVQGVPVMTLVRGRIVARDGEPVATASGHGRMLRPHMSAPRPCNVATSLHSLTTSMQAPFGDPF
- a CDS encoding ABC transporter permease, encoding MSIAATLRRRAASISLIVGIFLFWEAACVIFNISDLVLPRPSQVIETLVRSAPGIWPHAYQTLYTTLVGFSLGVCIGLSLGVLIGSSRLAFDTAYPLLVGISSIPKVAVVPIFVLWFGAGTVPAILTAMIICIFPIVVNVATGIATVEPELEDVMKTLKASKTEILWNVGLPRAMPYFFASLKVSVTLAFVGSVVAETVASNRGVGNMMMIASSSFNVPLVFAGLMVLAFLGVSLYVLFSLIERRVAGWSMRKNDIAAG
- a CDS encoding ABC transporter ATP-binding protein, which produces MTKPAPRLQAVADTPLAAPDAPAAISPARAFIGFDHVTVTYGRGESATTALAPTTLAIEKGDFVALVGPSGCGKSTLLKLVAELLKPTSGNIFVAGREVGAEPIRIGMAYQNATLLPWLNIRDNVMLPLKIVPPFRARYRSARKGEFRDRVDALLEQVGLAGFAEKYPWQLSGGMMQRANLSRALIHEPNLLLLDEPFGALDQFTREELWGVMQDLWMATKTTVLLVTHDLRESAFLANRICVMSARPGRIIEDRKVPFAHPRSIDQTYDADFVGLTQHLRSLIMEARAETGSGIVAPQHAPEGA
- a CDS encoding SDR family NAD(P)-dependent oxidoreductase encodes the protein MELGLKGRVALITGPVKGMGAAVSLAFAREGCKLALAGRDIAAIEPLARQIRDDGGEALVIACDMTDASACETAVSITTEALGPVDILVNVAGGSGPIGKTGVETTPEEFDDIVVLNMRGPFNMMRAVLPGMMARRAGKIVNVGGTFGMRGKAGRMAYSASKWGLRGITKSFAIEAGAHNINVNCVAPGMVDGPRFRTKVIPEMAARLGITEEEAIARHASDYALGRVSTGEDVAQACLFLASDASRQITGIDLPVDGGWAML
- a CDS encoding ABC transporter substrate-binding protein; this translates as MAGINRRDFTKLTFGAVLATGLAAPAIVKARTPINMILNWRYQGPQSWFFLAQDRGYFEEEGIAVTMDQGSGSGAAVTQVAGGAYDVGFGDINALTQLRAQRDEDTPLGVYMLYNRPPFTVGVLSSSDIHTPQDLEGRLLGGAPNDGALRLFPAFASITELDTSTIDITNFQPNLREQMLRSGQVDGVFGFVNTIRFSALLSGMNPDEDIRFIRYGDYGMDLYSNALIASRALINDHPEAVRGLVRAVNRGLIDTLADPDAGIAAVAQREPLIDREVEKMRLMATLRDEMSHPEIADIGIGDISPQRFAEAIDIVVAANDLPRSPDVGEVFSRDFLPPEDERVRDLG